Proteins encoded within one genomic window of Eurosta solidaginis isolate ZX-2024a chromosome 1, ASM4086904v1, whole genome shotgun sequence:
- the Rga gene encoding regulator of gene activity: protein MANLNFQQPPRSLANASMTGRTTGFGGSSLSGHVTPTSGMFPTGGANYGQTQQPQLSPNRNAQLSVGGPALSRGGRANIFGQQTFERRAMQALGGGPMSNMGSFMQSGRGGYGTGGGASGFPTVFGGSGDTGTPALLDPTEFPSLTNVRGQNDQTLPQTNPLQPPGSKPYGNFFTSFGMVKQPTSEQSEFTMSNEDFPALPGTQITDGTTNSGITENNLDGSADKTLNSIVGGSGLGAVGSGVGVSASSGGGSSGRGGIDHQHDNSSNDKLMKSGVQTSPDGKVTNIPASMVNNQFGMVGLLTFIRAAESDPNLVTLALGNDLTGLGLNLNSQESLHPTFAGPFADHPCRVQDVECNVPTEYLINYAIKDKLSAPLLNKLQEDLLFFLFYTNIGDIWQMMAAAELYGRDWRFHIEEKIWITRIPGNNQGKFYYFDAQSWKRMSKDFQIDAEKLEKCPNISALVNMNGQSV from the exons ATGGCGAATTTAAATTTTCAACAGCCTCCAAGAAGTTTAGCGAACGCCTCAATGACGGGACGAACTACAGGATTCGGTGGTAGTTCGCTTTCGGGACATGTAACACCCACGTCTGGCATGTTTCCAACGG GCGGTGCAAATTACGGACAAACGCAACAACCTCAACTCTCACCGAATCGTAATGCACAGTTGTCGGTGGGTGGTCCAGCGTTATCAAGAGGGGGTCGTGCGAATATCTTTGGTCAGCAAACGTTCGAACGACGAGCAATGCAAGCGTTGGGTGGCGGTCCTATG tcgAATATGGGCAGCTTTATGCAATCGGGACGAGGTGGCTATGGTACTGGAGGTGGTGCGAGTGGCTTTCCCACTGTTTTTGGTGGCAGTGGAGATACGGGAACGCCCGCGCTTCTCGATCCAACGGAATTTCCATCGTTGACAAATGTGCGTGGTCAAAACGATCAAACACTGCCTCAGACGAATCCCCTCCAGCCACCGGGAAGCAAACCTTATGGTAATTTCTTTACCTCTT TTGGCATGGTCAAACAGCCAACATCGGAACAGTCGGAATTCACCATGTCGAATGAAGATTTCCCTGCGTTACCGGGCACTCAAATCACTGACGGTACAACGAATTCGGGCATCACGGAGAATAATTTGGATGGTAGTGCTGATAAGACGTTGAACTCGATTGTGGGCGGCAGTGGGTTAGGTGCCGTTGGGAGTGGCGTTGGCGTTAGCGCTAGTAGTGGTGGCGGCAGTAGTGGTAGAGGAGGAATCGACCATCAGCACGATAATTCCAGCAATGATAAACTTATGAAAAGCGGAGTGCAAACATCAcctgatg GCAAGGTCACAAATATTCCAGCGAGTATGGTGAATAACCAGTTTGGTATGGTGGGTCTCCTAACATTCATAAGAGCGGCGGAATCAGATCCAAATTTGGTGACGTTGGCGTTAGGAAATGATCTTACCGGCCTCGGTCTGAACCTGAATTCACAGGAAAGTTTACATCCTACATTCGCCGGACCGTTTGCGGATCACCCCTGCAG AGTACAAGACGTTGAATGCAACGTGCCAACCGAATATCTGATAAATTATGCGATAAAGGATAAACTGTCCGCACCTTTACTAAATAAACTGCAAGAAGATCtgctttttttcttgttttacaCGAATATCGGCGACATTTGGCAAATGATGGCCGCAGCGGAACT TTATGGTCGCGATTGGAGATTTCACATAGAAGAAAAAATATGGATAACTCGAATTCCTGGGAATAATCAAGGAAAATTCTACTACTTCGATGCGCAAAGTTGGAAACGTATGTCCAAGGATTTCCAAATTGACGCTGAGAAATTAGAAAAATGTCCCAATATATCTGCGTTAGTGAACATGAATGGACAGTCtgtataa